CGGCTAAAACATCTGATTAAAAACTAAAAAAGGAGTGATGTTTAATGCCTGAAATCCCAAGGACCGGAGAAATACTGTTTATAAAGTGCGTTAAGGATGGAATCCCCAACCGTGATCCCCTTAACGACAGCGATGCCAGAAGGATATTTGGAGAGGATGACGGCAGAATATCCTTAAGTGACGTTAGCATCAAACGGGATGTCAGAGATTATATCCAGCACCGTTTTCCAGATGGAGGCCCGGATAAAAAGTATCATATCTTTGTTCGGCAGGAAAAAGGAGAAAACGGTAAACTTAGGGACAGGAAAGAACTTGCGAGGAAGATTATCGAAGATGTTTCTGGTGAAGATTCACCAGATAAAAAGAAGACCCTTATGTCGGCAGCTTTCGATGTCAGGGTGTTCGGTGCTGTTTATAGTGTGGAAAAAGAAAGTTTCAACCAGACAGGGCCGGTTCAGTTTGGCTGGGCTCATTCACTTCATCCCGTTGAAACTCGATACGTGCAGGGAACCGTAGTAATTCCTTCAGAGGATGCGAGCAAAGGGCAGGGTTCCATTTGGACTACATATATAGTTCCATTTGCGGTATTTTGCATGCCAGGAGTCATAAATCAAAGTATCGCTAACGAGACTGGCGCGACCCGGGATGATATAGAACTGTTGCTGGAGGCGCTATGGAAAGGCACTCTGCACAGGCAGGCCAGGGGTAGAGGCATACAGCAGCCTTGCTTCTTGCTTCACGTAGAGTATTCCGATCCTTTCTTCCGCATAGGATACCTGGAAGATTACATCTCCCTGGAGCCCGGGCGCGAAGCGTGGCTGGGAGGCAACCCTCCGACATCACTGGAACAAGTGAGGTTAAATGTGGACCGTCTGGCAGAAGTGCTGGACCCGAACGGGGAATTCGGCAATAAGATTGAAAGGATACGGTACTGGGTAAATCCTGCCTTGACGATCAGCTGTGAACTCCCTGGAACCCGCGAAAAAATATGGTAGCGGCGCCGGGATGCAAATTTAAGGGCAGGTGAAAAAACTTGAAACTGCTTGTCTTTGAATTGCGC
The DNA window shown above is from Thermosediminibacter oceani DSM 16646 and carries:
- a CDS encoding CRISPR-associated protein, which codes for MPEIPRTGEILFIKCVKDGIPNRDPLNDSDARRIFGEDDGRISLSDVSIKRDVRDYIQHRFPDGGPDKKYHIFVRQEKGENGKLRDRKELARKIIEDVSGEDSPDKKKTLMSAAFDVRVFGAVYSVEKESFNQTGPVQFGWAHSLHPVETRYVQGTVVIPSEDASKGQGSIWTTYIVPFAVFCMPGVINQSIANETGATRDDIELLLEALWKGTLHRQARGRGIQQPCFLLHVEYSDPFFRIGYLEDYISLEPGREAWLGGNPPTSLEQVRLNVDRLAEVLDPNGEFGNKIERIRYWVNPALTISCELPGTREKIW